The genomic region CATCGAGCCCGCCGAGGGCCGGCTCACCGGCAAGGACACCGGCAAGGGCCGGCTGCCCGACCCCGCGGAGATCTTCGCCTTCGCGCTCGACGTGCTGGCCCGCGCCGCCGTGCCCGGCCCGGCCGCCGACCTCGCCGGGCGCCGGGTCGTGGTCTCGGCCGGCGGCACCCGCGAGTACCTCGACCCGGTGCGGTTCCTCGGCAACCGGTCCTCGGGCCGGCAGGGCTACGCGCTGGCCCGGGCCGCCGCGGCCCGGGGCGCCGAGGTCACGCTGGTCGCCGCGAACGTGACGCTGCCGGACCCCGCCGGCGTCAAGGTCGTGCCCGTCGAGACCACCGCCGAGCTGCGTGTGGAGGTCCTGGCCGCGGCCGAGACCGCCGACGCGGTCGTGATGGCGGCCGCCCCGGCGGACTTCCGCCCGGCCGCCGTCAGCGAGGCCAAGATCAAGAAGGCCGGTGACGGCTCCGCGCCGGGCCTGGACCTGGTCCAGAACCCCGACATCCTCCACGAGCTGAGCCACCACCGCGGGCGGCCGGACAGCGTGGTGGTCGGCTTCGCCGCCGAGACCGGGGACAGCACCGGCAGCGTCCTGGAGCTGGCGCGGCACAAGCTGGAGCGCAAGGGCTGCGACCTGCTGGTCGTCAACGACGTCAGCGGCGGCGCGGTCTTCGGCAGCGCCGAGAACGAGGCGGTCGTGCTGGCCGCCGACGGCGCCGCGGTGGAGGTGCCGCGCGGCACCAAGGCGGCGCTGTCCCACGTCATCTGGGACCAGGTGGCCGCCCGGCTGCCCGGAACTCGCTGAGCCGACCCACTGAGACGATCCGACCTGCGGGCACACGCGGCGTTATCGTGTCCGCGACATCCGGTGACGGGCACCTCGCCCAGCACCTCGACCGCCCCACCAGCGGCCACCTTCAACGAGCGGGAGCGAGCAGGACTGTGACTGGACGCCTTTTCACGTCGGAGTCGGTGACCGAGGGTCACCCGGACAAGATCGCCGACCAGATCAGCGACGCCGTCCTCGACGCCATGCTCGAGCAGGACCCGCACAGCCGGGTCGCGGTCGAGACGCTGCTGACCACCGGCCTGGTGGTCGTGGCCGGCGAGGTCACCACCAGCGGCTACGTCGACATCAAGGAGAAGGTCCGTCAGCGGGTCCTCGACATCGGCTACGACTCCTCGGAGAAGGGCTTCGACGGCAACTCCTGCGGCGTCATGGTCGCCATCGGCGGGCAGTCCGGTGACATCGCCCAGGGCGTCGACACCGGCATCGAGGCCCGGGTCGGGTCCTCCGAGGACGAGCTCGACCAGCAGGGCGCCGGCGACCAGGGCCTGATGTTCGGCTACGCCTGCGACGACACCCCCGAGCTGATGCCGCTGCCGATCAAGATCGCCCAGACGCTCTCCGAGCGCCTCTCCGCGGTCCGCAAGGACGGCACGCTGGAGTACCTGCGCCCCGACGGCAAGACCCAGGTCACCATCGAGTACGACGAGCAGAACCGCCCGGTGCGCGTCGACACCGTCGTGCTCTCGACCCAGCACGCCGAGGACATCGACCTGGAGAACACCCTCCAGCCCGACATCAAGAAGCACGTCATCGACCCGGTGCTGGCCTCCTTCGACATCCCGTCCGAGGGCTACCGGCTGCTGGTCAACCCGACCGGCCGCTTCGTGGTCGGCGGCCCGATGGGCGACGCCGGCCTGACCGGCCGCAAGATCATCGTCGACACCTACGGCGGCATGGCCCGCCACGGCGGCGGCGCCTTCTCGGGCAAGGACCCGTCGAAGGTGGACCGCTCGGCCGCCTACGCGATGCGCTGGGTCGCCAAGAACGTCGTCGCCGCCGGGCTGGCCCGCCGCTGCGAGGCCCAGGTCGCCTACGCCATCGGCAAGGCGCACCCGGTCGGCGTCTTCATCGAGACCTTCGGCACCGGCACGGTCTCCGACGAGGTCATCCAGCAGGCAGTCCTCCAGGTCTTCGACCTGCGCCCGGCCGCGATCATCCGGGACCTGGACCTGCTCCGCCCGATCTACGCCAAGACCGCTGCCTACGGTCACTTCGGCCGCGAGCTGCCCGAGTTCACCTGGGAGCGCACCGACCGCGCCGAGGCCCTGAACGCCGCCGTCGCCGGGTGACCGGGTGGGAGCTTCTGGGCCGAGCCGGTGGCCCGGAAGCTCCGGTTTCCCCCGCGAGGTACGGCGTCGGCGCCCGCTGGTAGACATCTGCCCATGAGCCCCGAGCGCCTGGAGCACCCCGAGCTTCCGGGGATGGTCCGGGCGACGGCCCGCGAGTCGCAGGCGAAGGCGCGGGCGACCCGGGCCCGCCGGGCCGCCACCGCCGAGATCGCCGACGTCGACCCGGTCGCGCGGGTGCTGGTCGACGTCGCGCTGGCCCACCTGGACCGGCCCTTCGACTACGCAGTGCCGGCCACGATGGCCGACGCCGCGCAGCCGGGGGTCCGGGTCAAGGTCCGCTTCGCCGGCCAGGACGTCGACGGGTACGTCGTCGAGCGGGCCGCCGAGTCCGACCACGCCGGACGGCTCGTCCCGCTGCGCCGGGTGGTGAGTCCCGAGCCGGTGCTCAGCCCCCAGGTCGCCGCGCTCTCCGCCGACCTCGCCGAGCGCTACGCCGGCACCCGCTCCGACGTCCTGCGGCTCGCGGTCCCGCCCCGGCACGCCACGACCGAGAAGGAGCCCAGCGAGCCGGCACCCGCCGGGCCCCCGGCGTCGGCGCTGGCGGACGCGGTGGCCGCCTGGGCGCCGTACCCGCTCTCCGAGGCGTTCCTGCGCCACCTCGCGAGCTCCGGGCGTCCCCGGGGCGTGTGGGCCGCCGCGCCCGGCGAGGACTGGCCGCGGCTGCTCGCCCACGCGGCGGCCGCCACCCTCGCCGGCGGCCGCGGCACGCTGATCTGCGTCCCCGACGGCAAGGACGCCGACCGGGTCGCCGCGGCGCTCACCGACGTGCTCGGACCCGGCCAGCACGTCGTGCTGCGCGCCGACGTCGGCCCGGCCGCCCGCTACCGCGACTTCCTCGCGGTCGCCCGCGGCGCCCGCCCGGTCGTGGTCGGCACCCGTGCCGCCGCCTTCGCCCCGGTGCACGACCTCGGCCTCGTGGTCGTCTGGGACGACGGCGACGACCTGCACGCCGAGCCGCGGGCGCCGTACCCGCACACCCGCGAGACCCTGCTGCTGCGCGCCGAGAGAGAGGGCGCTGCGGCGATCGTCGGCGGCTTCGCCCGGACCGTCGAGGCCGCCTACCTGCTGCGCACCGGCTGGGCCCAGGAGCTCGCGCCGCCGCGGGTCCTGGTGCGCGAGCGGGTCCGGGTCGCCGTGGCGGGGGCCAGCGACTTCGACCTGGAGCGGGACGCCCACGCCCGGGCGAGCCGGATGCCGCGCCAGGTCCACGACGCGGTCCGCATCGGCCTGGCCGACGGGCCGGTCCTGGTGCAGACCCCCCGAGCCGGCTACGTCCTCGCGCTGGCCTGCGAGCGCTGCCGCACCCCGGCGCGCTGCGCCGCCTGCGCCGGCCCGCTGGCGCTGACCGGCCCCGGCACCCCGCCGGGGTGCCGCTGGTGCGGCACCGCCGCCCCGGGGTGGGCCTGCGCCGAGTGCGGCCACCGCGGCCTGCGGGCCCCGGTCCTGGGCGACGCCCGCACCGCCGAGGAGCTCGGCCGGGCGTTCCCGGGCGCCCGGGTCGTCTCCTCGGCCGGGGAGCGGGTGCTGGCCGAGGTGGAGGGCCGCCCCGGGATCGTGGTCGCCACCCCCGGCGCGGAGCCGGTCGCCGAGGGCGGGTACGCCGTCGCGGTGCTGCTCGACACCTGGCTGCTGCTGGGCCGCGCCGACCTGCGCACCGAGGAGGAGGCGCTGCGGCGCTGGTCCAACGCCGTCGGCCTGGTCCGCCCCGGGGGGCGCGCGCTGGTGGTCGGCGACGCCGCGCACCCGGCGCTGCAGGCCCTGGTGCGCTGGGACCACGCCGGCTTCGCCGAGCGGGAGACCGCCGAGCGGGTGGCGGCGCACCTGCCGCCGGCCTCGCGGATGGCGACGCTGACCGGCGACCCGGGCGCGGTCGACGACGCGGTGACGCTGCTGGACCTGCCGCCGGCCGCCGACGTCCTGGGGCCGGTCGAGGTCGACGAGCAGAGCCGGGTGGTGCTCCGGGTGCCGCGCGCCCAGGGCCCGGCGCTGTCCCGCTCGCTGGGCGAGCTGCAGCGGGTCCGGGCCAGCCGCAAGCTCGATCCGGTGCGGATCCAGGTGGACCCGCCGAGCCTGTGATCCGCGGGTCCGTAGAATCGTTGGTCGACGTCCCATCCGCGAGATCCACAGCAGCCGAGGAGCACGACCACCCGTGGCGATCCAGCCCATCAGACTCTTCGGCGATCCGGTGCTGCGCAAGCCCGCCGTCGAGGTCGTCGACTTCGACCGCGAGCTGCGCCGGCTCGTCGAGGACCTCACCGACACGATGCTGGACGCCCCGGGCGCCGGCCTGGCCGCCCCGCAGATCGGGGTCGGGCTGCGGGTGTTCACCTGGCAGGTCGACGGCGAGCCGGGTCACCTGGTCAACCCGGTCCTCGACCTCTCCGAGGAGACCCAGGACGGCCCGGAGGGCTGCCTGTCGCTGCCGGACCTGACCTACGACTGCCGCCGCGCCCTCTCGGTGGTCGCCCGGGGCTTCGACATGCACGGCGAGCCGGTCACGATCCACGGCTCCGAGCTGCTCGCCCGGGCCCTCCAGCATGAGACCGACCACCTCGACGGGGTGCTGTTCATCGACCGGCTCGACGCCGAGGCCCGCAAGGCCGCGATGCGCGAGATCCGCGAGTCGGAGTGGTTCGGCCTCGAGCGGCCGACCGTGAAGGTCAGCCCGCACCGCACCCTCGGGTTCGGTCTGTGATGCGCGTCGTGTTCGCCGGCACCCCCGAGGTCGCCGTGCCCGCCCTGGACGCCGTCGCCGCCTCCGACCACGAGCTGGTCGGGGTGGTCACCCGCCCCGACGCGCCGTCCGGGCGCGGCCGCAAGCTGGTTGCCAGCCCGGTCGCCCAGCGCGCCGAGGAGCTCGGCGTACCGGTGCTCAAGCCCGCCCACCCCCGCGACCCCGACTTCCAGGCCGAGCTGCGGGCGCTGGCCCCGGACTGCTGCCCGGTGGTCGCGTACGGCGCCCTGCTGCCGCAGTCCGCGCTGGACATCCCGGTCCACGGCTGGGTCAACCTGCACTTCTCCTGCCTGCCCGCCTGGCGCGGCGCGGCCCCGGTGCAGCACGCGATCTGGGCCGGCGACGAGGTCACCGGCGCCACGACCTTCCGGATCGTCAAGGAGCTCGACGCCGGCCCGACCTTCGGGGTGATGACCGAGCGGATCCGGCCCACCGACACGGCCGGCGACCTGCTCGGCCGGCTCGCCGAGGGCGGAGCCGGGCTGCTGGTCGCGACCCTGGACGGCATTGCTCAGGGCGCCCTCGAGGCGCGTCCCCAGCAGGAGGAGGGCGTCAGCTTCGCCCCGAAGATCCTGGTCGAGGACGCCCGCATCGACTGGACCGAGCCCGCGGTCGCGGTGGACCGCCGGATCCGGGCCTGCACCCCGGGGCCCGGCGCCTGGTCGACGTACGCCGGGGAGCGGATCAAGATCGGCCCGGTCACCGTCGACGCCGAGGTGGAGCTGCCCCCGGGCACCCTCGGGGTCCGCAAGAACGCCGTCTTCGTCGGCACCGGCACCACAGCGGTCCGGCTCGGCGACGTCAAGGCGTTCGGCAAGAAGCAGATGGGGGCCGCGGACTGGGCGCGCGGCACCCGCGTCGAGACGGGCGCCGTGCTCGGTGACGGCTGAGCGCAGGCCGGCGCGGCCCGAGGACGTCGACGAGATCTGCCGGTCGCTGCCGGAGGTCGAGCTCGGGACGTCGTGGGGCGACGTGCCGACCTACCTGGTCCGCGGCCGGGGCTTCGTGCTGTTCCGCAAGCCCGACCACCATGCGCTCGACCCCGCGACCGGGGCGCCGTACGACGACCTGCTGGTGATCGTGACCGCCGGCCCGGGGGAGACCCGGGCGCTGCTCGCGGACCAGCGGCTGCCGTTCTTCACGATCGAGCACTTCGAGCGGACCCGCAGCAACGCGGTGCTCGTCTCGCAGTCCCGGCTCGGCGAGATCGACCGGGACGAGCTGGCCGAGGTCATCACCGAGGCCTGGGCCGCCCGCGCGCCGAAGCGCCTGGTCCGAGAGCACCTCGGCGATGGCTGAGCCCGCCCGGCGCCGCGGCGGCAACCGCCCGCGCAACGCCGCCCGCCCGCCGGCCGCCGCCGGCCGCGGCCGGCCCGTCGCCGACCCGGCCCGCGCCGCGGCCCTCGACGTGCTCAAGGCCGTCCGCGTCAACGACGCCTACGCGAACCTCGTGCTCCCCGCCGTGCTGCGCGAGCACGGCCTGACCGGTCGCGACGCGGCCTTCGCCACCGAGCTCGCCTCGGGGACGCTGCGCCGCCAGGGCACCTACGACGCGGTGCTGGCCGCCTGCATCGACCGGTCGCTGGCCAAGGTGGAGGCCAAGGTGCTCGACGCGCTGCGGCTCGGCACCCACCAGCTGCTCGGGATGCGGGTGCCGGCCCACGCCGCGATCAGCACGACAGTGGACCTGGTCCGGTCCCGGGTCGGCGCCGGCGCGGCCGGCTTCGCCAACGCCGTGCTGCGGCGGGTCTCCGAGCGGGACCTGGACGCCTGGGTCGCGCAGGTCGCCCCGGACGCCGGCACCGACCCGGTCGGCCACGCCGCCATCGCGCACTCCCATCCCCGCTGGGTGGTCGAGCAGCTGCGCCAGGCCGTCGGCCCCGAGGAGCTGGACGCGCTGCTGGCCGCCGACAACGCGGCACCCCGGGTCACGCTCGTCGCCCGTCCGGGCCGGGCCACCCGCGAGGAGCTGCCCGGCACGCCCACGCCGTACTCGCCCTACGGCGTCGTCCTCGACGGCGGCGACCCGGGCGCGGTGCCCGCGGTGGCCGAGGGACGCGCCGGCGTGCAGGACGAGGGCTCCCAGCTGGTCGCGGAGGCGCTCGCCGCCGCGCCCGTCGACGGGCCGGACCGGCTCTGGCTGGACCTGTGCGCCGGCCCGGGCGGCAAGGCCGCCCTGCTCGCCGCGCTGGCCGCCCAGCGGGGCGCGCGCCTGCTCGCGATCGAGCGGCAGCCCCACCGGGCGCGGCTGGTACGCCGTGCGGTGACCGGCAGCGACGGCGCCCCCGGCCTGCTCGGGGTCCTGGCCGCCGACGGCACCGCCGCGCCGCTGCCGCCCGGCAGCGTCGACCGGGTCCTGGTCGACGCGCCGTGCACGGGGCTCGGCGCGCTGCGCCGCCGCCCCGAGGCACGCTGGCGCCGGCGCCCCGACGACCTGCTGGAGCTGGTGCTGCTGCAGCGCGCCCTGGTGACCTCCGCGCTGGACCTGGTCCGCCCCGGCGGCGTCGTGCTCTACGCGACCTGCTCGCCGGTGACCGCCGAGACCTCCGGGGTCGTCACCTCGGTCCTCGAGCAGCGCCGCGACGCAGTCCTCGAGGACGCCGCCGGCCTGCTCCCGCAGGTCCCCGACGCCGCCGGCCCCACCCCCGGGACCCTCCAGCTGTGGCCGCACCGGCACGGCACCGACGCGATGTTCATGGCGCTGCTCCGCAAGCGCTGAGTTCCTGGCGCTGCTCCGCAAGCGCTGAGTTCCTGGCGCTGCTGCGCAAGCGCTGAGTTCCTGGCCCTGCTCCGCAAGCGCTGAGTTCCTGGCGCTGCTGCGCAAGCGCTGACGGCGCCCGGGGGACGCCGAGGATCCCCGGCGTACCGGGGATCCGCGGGGTTCTGGGGGTCTGCACGGGCCGAGAAGCGCGAGAACTGGCCGAGTAGTCCCGCGACGCGGCTCCCGGACGTCGACGACCGAGGGCGAGGCCGTCTCTCGACAAGGGCTCCTGGGTGGGCGACGCTGGCCGGGTCAGGAGGGAGGCGGTGCGATGGCCCCGAAGCCGCTGACCCGACGGGCCGTGCTCGGCGCCGGGCTCGCGCTGGGTGTCGCCGGGTGCGCCTCGGACGACGCGGAGCCCGAGGAGCCGGACGCGGCGGCGACGTACGGGCCCGACGACCCGGGGGCGGTGGTGGTCCGGGCGCGGGAGGGCTGGGGCGCGGTGCCGGCCCGCGACGGTGCTGTCGAGCACGAGGTCACCCGGCTCACCGTCCACCACAGTGCCTACCGGCTGCGGGACAACGCCCGGGCGGCCGCGCAGCTGCGGTCCTTGCAGCGCGAGCACCTCGGGTCGGGGTGGCCGGACATCGCCTACCACTACCTCGTCGACCTCGCCGGCGTCGTGCACGAGGGGCGCGACAGCGGTACGGCGGGCGACTCCTACACGCCGTACGACACCGCCGGCCACCTGCAGGTCTGCCTGCTGGGGCACTTCGACGCCCAGCCGGTCACGCCGGCCCAGCTCGCCGGGCTGACCGCGATCCTGGCCTGGGGCGCCTTCCACCACGGCGCCGGCACCGACACCATCGCCGGCCACGGCGACCACGAGCCGAGCACCCCGTGCCCGGGCCGGAACCTGACCCGGATCGTCCACGACGGCTCGCTGCGGGCTGCCGTCGACCGTCGGCTCGGCGAGGCCGAGCCCCGACTGGTGCTGCTCCCTCCGCCCTGAGCGCCAGGGGGGCTCAGTCGAGCACGTGGCGCAGGTAGCGCTGCGGGGCGTCGAGGTAGGCGCGCCAGTGCTGGACCAGCTCGAGGTCCTCCCAGCGCGACGGGCGGTAGCCCCACTCGCCGACCTCGAGCACGGTGGCTCCCGGCATCGCGGCCAGCACCGGCGAGTGCGTCGCGCAGAGCACCTGCCCGCCGTCCTCGACCACGCGGTGCAGGGTCGAGACCAGCCCCAGGGTCGAGGAGAACGACAGGGCCGCCTCGGGCTCGTCGAGGCAGTAGAAGCCGGGGGAGTCGAAGCGGGTGCGCAGCACCTCGAGGAACGACTCGCCGTGGCTCATCTCGTGCAGGACGGCCTCGCCGCCGACCCCGTTCTCCTCGAGGTAGGAGTAGAGCCCGTGCATGGTCTCGGCGCGCAGGAAGAACCCCCAGCGGCCGGCGCCGATCCCGCGCCGCAGCCGCAGGTGGTGTCCCAGCGGTGACTCGCTGGGCCGGGTCCGGTGCCGGGCTCCGGTCGACCCGCCCTCCGGGTTGAGGCCGTACGCCGCGGCGATCGCCTCGACCAGCGTCGACTTGCCCGACCCGTTCTCGCCGACCAGGAAGGTCACGCCGCGGGGCAGGTCGAGGCCCTCGCGCGCCAGCTGGGCCACCGCCGGGATCGTCATCGGCCAGTGCCGGTCCTCGAGGCCGGGCCCCGGCACCACCTCGACGCGCATGACGGGCGGCTGGTCGAAGTCCACGTCGTACACCGTAGGGCCGGGCGCCGCTAGGTTGGCAGCATGGCAGCGTCGAAGTCGCCCTCGGTCGAGATCGAGGTCGACGACCGGGTGGTGCGGGTCAGCAACCCCGACCGGGTGTACTTCCCCGAGAGCGGCGCCACCAAGCTGGACCTGGTCGAGTACTACCTCGCGGTCGGCCCGGGCATCGTGAACGCGCTGTGGGAGCGCCCCTGCATGCTGCACCGCTTCCCGAAGGGGCTGGCGGGGGAGAAGGTGCACCAGAAGCGGCTGCCGGCGGGCGCTCCGCCGTGGGTGGAGACGGTCCAGCTGCACTTCCCGCGCTGGAACCGCACCGCCGACGAGCTCTGCGTCACCGAGCTGGCCAGCGTCATCTGGGCGGTGCAGATGTCGACTGTCGAGTTCCACCCCTGGAACAGCCGCCGCGAGGACACCGAGGCGCCCGACGAGTGGCGCATCGACCTCGACCCCGGGCCCGCGGCCGACTACGCCGCGGTCCGGCGGGTGGCGCACGTGGCCCAGGAGGTCCTCGACGAGCTCGGGGCGGTCGGCTATCCCAAGACCAGCGGCAGCAAGGGCCTGCACATCTACGTCCGGATCAAGCCCGAGCACGGCTTTCCCGACGTACGCCGCGGCGCTCTCGCGTTCGCCCGGGAGGTCGAGCGACGCGCCCCGCAGGACGTGACGACGACCTGGTGGCGCAAGGACCGCGACCCGGCGGCCGTGTTCCCGGACTACAACCAGAACGCCCGGGACCACACGATCGCGGCGGCGTACTCCGTGCGCGGCCTGCCGGACGCCCGGGTCTCCACGCCGATCCGGTGGGAGGAGGTCGACGAGTGCGAGCCGCGGGACTTCACGATCGCGACCGTGCCCGAGCGGTTCGCCCGGCTCGGCGACCTGCACGCCGACATCGACGAGCACGTCTTCGACATCGCGCCGCTGCTGGAGTGGGCCGAGCGGGACGAGGCCGAGGGCGCCGAGCCGCCGGCGGACCCCGAGGAGTGACCCCGGGCCGCCGCGTCGACCTGCTCGCCGACGCCTAGGATCGTGCCCCGTGGGACACATCCAGATCACGCCGAGCATCCTCAACGCCGACTTCGCGAACCTCGGGGCGGAGGTCGCCCGGATCGGCAGCGCCGACTGGGTGCACGTCGACGTCATGGACAACCACTTCGTCCCGAACCTCACCTTCGGCCCGACCATGGTGGAGGCGCTGGCGCGCAGCACCGACCTGCCGCTCGACGCGCACCTGATGATCGAGGACCCCGACCGGCACGCCCCGGCGTACGTCGAGGCGGGCTGCGGCTCGGTCACGTTCCACGCCGAGGCCGCGAAGGCGCCGGTGCGGCTGGCCCGTGAGATCCGGGCGGCCGGCGGGCGGGCCAGCATGGCGCTGAAGCCGGCCACCCCGGTCGAGCCGTACGAGGACCTGCTCCCCGAGCTGGACATGCTGCTGCTGATGACCGTCGAGCCCGGCTTCGGCGGCCAGAAGTTCCTCGACCTGGTGCTGCCGAAGATCCGCCGGGCCCGCGCGCTGCTGGCCAAGCACGGGCTGGAGACCTGGCTGCAGGTCGACGGCGGGGTGTCGCTGGAGACCATCGAGCGCTGCGCCGAGGCCGGCGCCGACGTGTTCGTGGCCGGCTCGGCCGTCTACTCCGCCGACGACCCGGACCGGATGGTGGCCGAGCTGCGCGCCGCCGCGGAGACCGCGCGCCACTGACGGGCCACTGACGGACGCCGCCTCCCGGTTCCGCCTGGTGGGCCGCCGAGCCGGCCGTCGTGGCCCGGCTGTGGCAGACTCGTCCCCGACGAGCTAACTACTCGCGTGCTCTGGGGTCGGTGTAATTCCGAGCCGGCGGTGAAAGTCCGCGACCCGGTCGCAGCCAGCGACCGGTTGATCAGGTGCAACTCCTGGACCGACGGTGAAAGTCCGGATGGGAAGACGCACGCAGGTGACCCCGGCCGTCCGACCACGGACGAGCGCAGGGCGACCCGTCAGGCCCCGGAGACCGCGACCGGACCAGGGGCCCACCGATGACCTTCAGCGACGCCGAGCGCGACGCGATGCGCCGCGCACTCGCGCTCGCGGCCACCCCGCGCATCCCCCGGGGGCCCAACCCCCGCGTCGGGTGCGTGCTGCTGGACGCGGCGGGCCGCACGATCGCCGAGGGGTTCCACCGCGGCGCCGGGACCGCCCACGCCGAGGTCGACGCGCTGGCCCGGGCGGGGGAGGCCGCCCGCGGCAGCACCGCGGTCGTGACGCTCGAGCCGTGCAACCACACCGGCCGGACCGGGCCGTGCGCGCTGGCCCTGGTCGGGGCCGGGGTGCGCCGCGTCGTGCTCGCGCAGCAGGACCCGAACCCGCTCGCCGCGGGC from Nocardioides pantholopis harbors:
- the rpe gene encoding ribulose-phosphate 3-epimerase encodes the protein MGHIQITPSILNADFANLGAEVARIGSADWVHVDVMDNHFVPNLTFGPTMVEALARSTDLPLDAHLMIEDPDRHAPAYVEAGCGSVTFHAEAAKAPVRLAREIRAAGGRASMALKPATPVEPYEDLLPELDMLLLMTVEPGFGGQKFLDLVLPKIRRARALLAKHGLETWLQVDGGVSLETIERCAEAGADVFVAGSAVYSADDPDRMVAELRAAAETARH